A single region of the Salvia splendens isolate huo1 chromosome 18, SspV2, whole genome shotgun sequence genome encodes:
- the LOC121777085 gene encoding laccase-12-like, with protein MEGVKNSSFCFVLLAFLFLSTGNVMETNAKVHYHDFVVQATPVKRLCKTQNAITVNGMFPGPTLEVNNGDTLVVNVVNRAKYNVTIHWHGVRQIRTGWADGPEFVTQCPIRPGGSYTYRFTIQGQEGTLWWHAHSSWLRATVYGALIIHPRAGDSYPFQQPKRETALLLGEWWNADPIAVVRQATRTGAAPNVSDAYTINGQPGDLYNCSSKDTLVVPVDSGETNLLRVVNSALNQQLFFKIANHKLTVVGADASYVKPFTTTVLMLGPGQTTDVLITANQAPARYYIAARAYASAQGAPFDNTTTTAILEYKSAPCPAKGSTIKPVMPTMPAFNDTATATAFTSSFRSPRKVQVPTKIDHNLFFTAGLGLKNCPPGASNSTCQGPNGTRFTASMNNISFVLPSSYSLLQVHQQRIQGVFTTDFPANPPVTFDYTGNVSRSLWQPVPGTKLYKLRYGETVQVVLQGTNIFTSENHPIHLHGYDFYIIAEGFGNFNPSRDTSKFNLVDPPLRNTASLPVGGWTVIRFVADNPGVWLLHCHLDVHIGWGLATAFLVENGIGELETLEAAPADLPAC; from the exons ATGGAAGGAGTTAAAAACAGCAGCTTCTGTTTCGTCTTACTGGCTTTCCTGTTTCTCTCTACCGGCAATGTGATGGAAACGAATGCCAAAGTTCACTACCATGATTTTGTC GTGCAAGCAACCCCAGTGAAGAGGCTGTGCAAGACTCAGAACGCAATCACTGTTAATGGGATGTTCCCGGGGCCTACGCTGGAAGTGAACAATGGCGATACTCTAGTGGTTAATGTTGTCAACAGAGCTAAGTACAACGTTACCATTCACTG GCACGGTGTCAGGCAGATTAGGACTGGATGGGCCGATGGGCCGGAATTTGTGACTCAATGCCCGATAAGACCAGGAGGGAGCTACACTTACCGATTCACTATCCAAGGACAAGAAGGTACTCTTTGGTGGCACGCTCACAGTTCGTGGCTCAGAGCTACGGTCTATGGAGCTTTGATCATTCACCCGAGAGCAGGGGACTCGTATCCCTTCCAGCAGCCAAAGCGCGAAACTGCCCTTCTTCTTG GTGAATGGTGGAACGCTGATCCGATCGCTGTTGTGAGACAAGCCACGAGGACAGGAGCTGCTCCCAACGTCTCCGATGCTTACACAATCAATGGCCAGCCTGGAGACCTGTACAATTGCTCTAGCAAAG ATACACTAGTCGTTCCAGTGGACTCCGGTGAGACAAATCTTCTCAGAGTTGTCAATTCAGCACTCAATCAGCAACTCTTCTTCAAAATCGCCAATCACAAGCTCACGGTGGTTGGAGCCGATGCCTCCTACGTTAAGCCATTCACCACCACAGTCCTCATGCTAGGGCCAGGCCAGACCACCGACGTCCTAATCACCGCTAACCAGGCACCTGCACGATACTACATTGCAGCACGAGCCTACGCAAGTGCTCAGGGCGCCCCATTCGACAACACCACAACGACAGCCATCCTTGAGTACAAATCCGCCCCCTGCCCAGCAAAAGGCTCCACCATCAAGCCGGTCATGCCAACAATGCCGGCTTTCAACGACACTGCCACAGCCACCGCCTTCACATCCAGCTTCCGAAGCCCAAGAAAAGTCCAAGTGCCAACTAAGATCGATCATAATCTCTTCTTCACCGCTGGACTAGGGCTCAAAAACTGCCCCCCCGGCGCCAGCAATAGCACCTGCCAGGGTCCGAATGGGACTCGATTCACTGCCAGCATGAACAACATATCGTTCGTGCTGCCATCCTCTTACTCCCTGCTTCAAGTGCATCAGCAACGGATACAAGGCGTCTTCACGACCGATTTCCCTGCAAACCCTCCCGTGACATTTGATTACACCGGGAATGTCAGCCGCTCACTCTGGCAACCTGTTCCCGGAACCAAACTCTACAAGTTGAGATACGGGGAAACAGTACAGGTAGTTCTACAGGGAACAAACATCTTCACTTCTGAAAACCACCCTATCCATCTCCACGGCTACGATTTCTACATAATTGCTGAAGGCTTTGGAAATTTCAACCCAAGCAGAGACACAAGCAAGTTCAATCTCGTAGACCCTCCCCTACGAAACACAGCTAGTCTTCCCGTTGGTGGATGGACCGTGATCAGATTCGTAGCAGATAATCCAG GGGTGTGGCTGCTGCATTGTCACTTGGATGTCCACATCGGCTGGGGCCTAGCAACGGCGTTCCTAGTAGAGAACGGCATTGGCGAACTGGAAACGCTCGAGGCGGCTCCAGCAGATCTCCCTGCTTGTTAG
- the LOC121775860 gene encoding putative disease resistance protein RGA3 isoform X1: MSMMNCWTYPIVYWSFLLKFTSTSVHLPKEKIQNIFSLCKTMDGGVSTAAIEVLVQNLINVFKQEYFLVRGLDGDARQLQRTLGMIQAYLSDAENKSITQQAVKIWLGELEAVAFDADNVMDELSYHLLHKKVKKMMAPKAKDKVILSFSSFNRVSRRRNMAHTIKQINTTFEAMNKRASDLGLQSMVVNAPVVAARTYLETDSFSLDPIFIGRDDDVPKLVDMLTQTRPKERIFSILALVGMGGLGKTTLARKVFNHERVKARFGSHIWVHVSQTFDPIILLRKILLTLTPDIGDGIQCREVILKKLQEALMAKTFLLVLDDIWNEDIPKWEDFINSISGVSSTKKNGIIITTRKEKVASVVNPLEIHHLNGLSDDDCWYIIKAKSFDGNGEVPSGFEMIGRKIAKACQGLPLAANVVGGVLHYKSKEEWHFISENWLSDGEGGQNIKNILKLSFDNLSSPSLKKCFAYCSVLPKGEEIVKQKLIELWMAEGFLQPSRRDNMESVGNMFFKMLLQNSLLQVPQRDKYGNIRSCMMHDLVHDLASSVLSNNADGVTPVRYMFHEKRSSTIPIEVAMHLRTFLSRSVSYRNMFSDFKCLHNLTLYGSDYTELPNSVRKLIHLRNLDISCTIIRNLPEWINELHHLQTLRANSWFLKKFPSTLKYLINLRHLYFSIDSEIEFPAEIGRLTSLQTMPYFKVGKEKGYQIEELGSLKSLKGELYIGNLERVRDKEEALKANIFENPNLFGLRFSWSGEKEDERNDESVLEGLQPHANLQKLAISGFQGKRLGTWCEKMAVRDGPRGSWVPLHNLIEITLSSCSEIEEIPMVEHLPNLESLYLFGLKKVRFINSSSNLRSFRIKRLERLECLPDSLFYNNPNLSYLEISECRLLRALPDGLDTLSSLDRLTIEDCKNLKSIGNPTGGAGQHRGVLHRLSIIRCGELVELPLQMIELWAPTIEFLQLEKLRSLENLSMLIDCLSKSSTRLTELRIVGVPKLMAAGSVESSGLGSLCRLEIDVSVNWSREDSDAIEHTVDALLEGCRDSLSQLELHGVENWEWLPQSIQHLAALDSLKLENVGVQEFPQWFGDLSCLSELSIHGCNKLRSLPSVNVLKSLTRLKWLKIRDSRELRIDSEWHNHRHLKIEVVDSKSQIEVKTERRRRMESK, from the exons ATGTCAATGATGAACTGTTGGACTTATCCTATTGTATATTGGTCTTTCTTGCTCAAGTTCACTTCTACAAGCGTTCATCTTCCAAAAGAAAAAATTCAGAACATATTCTCTCTTTGCAAAACCATGGATGGAGGTGTGTCTACCGCAGCCATCGAAGTTCTTGTCCAAAACCTGATCAACGTTTTCAAGCAAGAGTACTTTCTAGTTCGAGGTCTCGATGGAGATGCCCGACAGCTGCAGAGGACTTTGGGGATGATTCAAGCCTACTTGAGTGACGCTGAGAACAAGTCCATCACCCAACAAGCTGTCAAGATCTGGTTGGGGGAGCTTGAAGCTGTGGCTTTCGATGCTGATAATGTCATGGACGAACTCAGTTATCATCTTCTCCacaaaaaagtgaagaaaatgatGGCACCCAAAGCGAAGGATAAGGTAATATTGTCCTTCTCATCCTTTAATCGTGTTTCACGTAGGCGTAATATGGCTCATACAATCAAACAAATCAATACCACTTTTGAGGCTATGAATAAAAGGGCATCAGATCTTGGCCTTCAAAGCATGGTTGTGAATGCTCCTGTGGTTGCTGCTCGTACTTACTTGGAGACTGATTCGTTCAGTCTTGATCCAATCTTTATTGGAAGAGATGATGATGTGCCTAAACTAGTTGACATGCTCACCCAAACACGCCCAAAGGAACGGATCTTCTCCATCCTTGCTCTTGTGGGAATGGGGGGTTTGGGGAAGACTACGTTGGCTAGGAAAGTATTTAATCATGAAAGAGTAAAGGCTCGATTCGGATCACATATTTGGGTTCATGTTTCTCAAACTTTTGATCCCATCATTCTTTTAAGAAAAATCCTTCTGACATTGACACCAGATATTGGTGATGGAATTCAGTGTAGGGAAGTTATCTTGAAAAAGCTTCAAGAAGCTCTCATGGCTAAAACCTTTCTTCTTGTTCTTGATGATATCTGGAATGAAGATATTCCAAAGTGGGAAGACTTTATAAATTCCATTTCAGGAGTCTCTTCTACTAAGAAAAATGGCATTATCATCAccacaagaaaagaaaaggttGCTTCGGTTGTTAACCCGCTTGAAATTCATCATTTAAACGGCTTATCAGATGACGATTGCTGGTACATAATCAAAGCAAAAAGTTTTGATGGAAATGGAGAAGTTCCATCAGGATTTGAGATGATTGGAAGAAAGATAGCAAAAGCATGTCAGGGTTTGCCCTTAGCTGCCAATGTAGTCGGGGGTGTGCTCCACTATAAGTCCAAAGAAGAGTGGCATTTCATCAGTGAAAATTGGCTTTCAGACGGTGAAGGAggtcaaaatataaaaaatatactaaaattGAGCTTTGATAATCTGTCTTCACCATCACTCAAGAAATGTTTTGCGTATTGTTCGGTTCTCCCCAAAGGTGAAGAAATCGTGAAGCAGAAGCTGATTGAACTATGGATGGCTGAAGGGTTTCTTCAACCAAGCCGAAGAGATAACATGGAGTCAGTGGGCAACATGTTTTTTAAGATGCTTCTACAGAACTCTTTGCTGCAAGTTCCACAAAGAGATAAATATGGAAATATTAGGAGTTGCATGATGCACGATCTTGTGCATGATCTTGCATCTTCTGTTTTGTCTAATAATGCAGATGGCGTCACACCAGTTCGATACATGTTTCACGAAAAAAGATCAAGTACTATTCCCATAGAAGTAGCCATGCATTTGCGTACATTTTTATCAAGAAGTGTAAGTTATCGTAACATGTTCTCAGACTTCAAATGTTTGCATAATCTAACTCTTTATGGTTCTGATTATACTGAGTTGCCCAATTCAGTAAGGAAGTTGATACATTTGAGAAATCTTGATATTTCATGTACAATAATTAGAAACTTGCCGGAGTGGATCAATGAACTCCATCACTTGCAGACATTAAGAGCAAACTCGTGGTTTCTAAAGAAATTTCCAAGTACGTTGAAATATTTGATCAACTTAAGGCATCTTTATTTCTCCATTGATTCAGAGATAGAGTTTCCTGCCGAGATTGGGAGATTAACTAGTCTCCAAACAATGCCATATTTTAAAGTGGGCAAAGAGAAAGGCTACCAAATTGAAGAGCTTGGAAGTTTGAAGAGTCTTAAGGGAGAATTATATATTGGAAATCTTGAAAGGGTGCGTGACAAGGAAGAGGCTCTTAAAGCAAACATATTTGAGAATCCAAACTTATTTGGTTTGCGGTTTTCTTGGAGTGGTGAGAAagaagatgagagaaatgaTGAGAGTGTGTTGGAAGGCCTGCAACCCCATGCAAATTTGCAGAAGTTGGCAATTTCAGGATTCCAAGGCAAAAGACTTGGAACATGGTGTGAGAAGATGGCGGTACGTGATGGGCCTCGAGGCTCTTGGGTACCACTTCACAACTTGATTGAGATAACACTCTCTAGCTGCTCTGAAATTGAGGAAATCCCAATGGTGGAGCACTTGCCAAATCTCGAAAGTCTTTATTTGTTTGGACTGAAAAAGGTGAGGTTCATAAATTCTTCATCAAATTTAAGGTCCTTCCGTATAAAACGATTAGAGAGATTGGAATGTCTACCGGATAGCTTATTCTATAACAATCCCAACCTCTCATATTTGGAGATAAGCGAATGTCGTTTGTTGAGAGCATTACCAGATGGACTGGACACCCTCAGTTCACTTGATCGATTGACTATAGAAGATTGTAAAAATCTGAAGTCGATTGGGAATCCAACAGGCGGAGCAGGACAACATCGAGGAGTCCTCCATCGCCTGAGTATTATAAGGTGTGGAGAGCTGGTGGAATTGCCACTTCAAATGATAGAGTTGTGGGCGCCCACAATTGAGTTTCTTCAATTGGAGAAACTAAGGAGCCTAGAGAATCTATCAATGCTGATTGACTGCCTCTCTAAATCATCTACTCGCCTCACAGAGTTGAGAATAGTAGGTGTTCCTAAATTGATGGCTGCCGGTAGTGTTGAGAGTTCGGGTTTAGGCAGCTTGTGTAGATTAGAGATAGATGTGAGTGTGAACTGGTCAAGGGAGGATAGTGATGCCATTGAACACACTGTTGATGCCTTATTGGAAGGATGTCGCGACTCACTTTCTCAGTTAGAGTTACATGGGGTGGAAAACTGGGAGTGGCTGCCCCAATCAATTCAGCATCTCGCTGCTCTTGATAGTTTGAAGTTGGAGAATGTAGGGGTACAAGAATTTCCCCAATGGTTCGGGGACCTCTCGTGTCTATCGGAGTTGAGCATACATGGTTGCAACAAGCTGAGGAGTCTGCCCTCTGTGAATGTACTGAAGAGTCTCACTCGATTGAAATGGTTAAAGATTAGAGATAGCCGGGAACTACGTATTGATTCAGAGTGGCACAACCATCGCCATCTCAAAATCGAGGTTGTTGATAGCAA GTCGCAAATTGAGGTGAAAACAGAGCGCAGACGAAGAATGGAGTCAAAATAA
- the LOC121775860 gene encoding putative disease resistance protein RGA3 isoform X2: MDGGVSTAAIEVLVQNLINVFKQEYFLVRGLDGDARQLQRTLGMIQAYLSDAENKSITQQAVKIWLGELEAVAFDADNVMDELSYHLLHKKVKKMMAPKAKDKVILSFSSFNRVSRRRNMAHTIKQINTTFEAMNKRASDLGLQSMVVNAPVVAARTYLETDSFSLDPIFIGRDDDVPKLVDMLTQTRPKERIFSILALVGMGGLGKTTLARKVFNHERVKARFGSHIWVHVSQTFDPIILLRKILLTLTPDIGDGIQCREVILKKLQEALMAKTFLLVLDDIWNEDIPKWEDFINSISGVSSTKKNGIIITTRKEKVASVVNPLEIHHLNGLSDDDCWYIIKAKSFDGNGEVPSGFEMIGRKIAKACQGLPLAANVVGGVLHYKSKEEWHFISENWLSDGEGGQNIKNILKLSFDNLSSPSLKKCFAYCSVLPKGEEIVKQKLIELWMAEGFLQPSRRDNMESVGNMFFKMLLQNSLLQVPQRDKYGNIRSCMMHDLVHDLASSVLSNNADGVTPVRYMFHEKRSSTIPIEVAMHLRTFLSRSVSYRNMFSDFKCLHNLTLYGSDYTELPNSVRKLIHLRNLDISCTIIRNLPEWINELHHLQTLRANSWFLKKFPSTLKYLINLRHLYFSIDSEIEFPAEIGRLTSLQTMPYFKVGKEKGYQIEELGSLKSLKGELYIGNLERVRDKEEALKANIFENPNLFGLRFSWSGEKEDERNDESVLEGLQPHANLQKLAISGFQGKRLGTWCEKMAVRDGPRGSWVPLHNLIEITLSSCSEIEEIPMVEHLPNLESLYLFGLKKVRFINSSSNLRSFRIKRLERLECLPDSLFYNNPNLSYLEISECRLLRALPDGLDTLSSLDRLTIEDCKNLKSIGNPTGGAGQHRGVLHRLSIIRCGELVELPLQMIELWAPTIEFLQLEKLRSLENLSMLIDCLSKSSTRLTELRIVGVPKLMAAGSVESSGLGSLCRLEIDVSVNWSREDSDAIEHTVDALLEGCRDSLSQLELHGVENWEWLPQSIQHLAALDSLKLENVGVQEFPQWFGDLSCLSELSIHGCNKLRSLPSVNVLKSLTRLKWLKIRDSRELRIDSEWHNHRHLKIEVVDSKSQIEVKTERRRRMESK; this comes from the exons ATGGATGGAGGTGTGTCTACCGCAGCCATCGAAGTTCTTGTCCAAAACCTGATCAACGTTTTCAAGCAAGAGTACTTTCTAGTTCGAGGTCTCGATGGAGATGCCCGACAGCTGCAGAGGACTTTGGGGATGATTCAAGCCTACTTGAGTGACGCTGAGAACAAGTCCATCACCCAACAAGCTGTCAAGATCTGGTTGGGGGAGCTTGAAGCTGTGGCTTTCGATGCTGATAATGTCATGGACGAACTCAGTTATCATCTTCTCCacaaaaaagtgaagaaaatgatGGCACCCAAAGCGAAGGATAAGGTAATATTGTCCTTCTCATCCTTTAATCGTGTTTCACGTAGGCGTAATATGGCTCATACAATCAAACAAATCAATACCACTTTTGAGGCTATGAATAAAAGGGCATCAGATCTTGGCCTTCAAAGCATGGTTGTGAATGCTCCTGTGGTTGCTGCTCGTACTTACTTGGAGACTGATTCGTTCAGTCTTGATCCAATCTTTATTGGAAGAGATGATGATGTGCCTAAACTAGTTGACATGCTCACCCAAACACGCCCAAAGGAACGGATCTTCTCCATCCTTGCTCTTGTGGGAATGGGGGGTTTGGGGAAGACTACGTTGGCTAGGAAAGTATTTAATCATGAAAGAGTAAAGGCTCGATTCGGATCACATATTTGGGTTCATGTTTCTCAAACTTTTGATCCCATCATTCTTTTAAGAAAAATCCTTCTGACATTGACACCAGATATTGGTGATGGAATTCAGTGTAGGGAAGTTATCTTGAAAAAGCTTCAAGAAGCTCTCATGGCTAAAACCTTTCTTCTTGTTCTTGATGATATCTGGAATGAAGATATTCCAAAGTGGGAAGACTTTATAAATTCCATTTCAGGAGTCTCTTCTACTAAGAAAAATGGCATTATCATCAccacaagaaaagaaaaggttGCTTCGGTTGTTAACCCGCTTGAAATTCATCATTTAAACGGCTTATCAGATGACGATTGCTGGTACATAATCAAAGCAAAAAGTTTTGATGGAAATGGAGAAGTTCCATCAGGATTTGAGATGATTGGAAGAAAGATAGCAAAAGCATGTCAGGGTTTGCCCTTAGCTGCCAATGTAGTCGGGGGTGTGCTCCACTATAAGTCCAAAGAAGAGTGGCATTTCATCAGTGAAAATTGGCTTTCAGACGGTGAAGGAggtcaaaatataaaaaatatactaaaattGAGCTTTGATAATCTGTCTTCACCATCACTCAAGAAATGTTTTGCGTATTGTTCGGTTCTCCCCAAAGGTGAAGAAATCGTGAAGCAGAAGCTGATTGAACTATGGATGGCTGAAGGGTTTCTTCAACCAAGCCGAAGAGATAACATGGAGTCAGTGGGCAACATGTTTTTTAAGATGCTTCTACAGAACTCTTTGCTGCAAGTTCCACAAAGAGATAAATATGGAAATATTAGGAGTTGCATGATGCACGATCTTGTGCATGATCTTGCATCTTCTGTTTTGTCTAATAATGCAGATGGCGTCACACCAGTTCGATACATGTTTCACGAAAAAAGATCAAGTACTATTCCCATAGAAGTAGCCATGCATTTGCGTACATTTTTATCAAGAAGTGTAAGTTATCGTAACATGTTCTCAGACTTCAAATGTTTGCATAATCTAACTCTTTATGGTTCTGATTATACTGAGTTGCCCAATTCAGTAAGGAAGTTGATACATTTGAGAAATCTTGATATTTCATGTACAATAATTAGAAACTTGCCGGAGTGGATCAATGAACTCCATCACTTGCAGACATTAAGAGCAAACTCGTGGTTTCTAAAGAAATTTCCAAGTACGTTGAAATATTTGATCAACTTAAGGCATCTTTATTTCTCCATTGATTCAGAGATAGAGTTTCCTGCCGAGATTGGGAGATTAACTAGTCTCCAAACAATGCCATATTTTAAAGTGGGCAAAGAGAAAGGCTACCAAATTGAAGAGCTTGGAAGTTTGAAGAGTCTTAAGGGAGAATTATATATTGGAAATCTTGAAAGGGTGCGTGACAAGGAAGAGGCTCTTAAAGCAAACATATTTGAGAATCCAAACTTATTTGGTTTGCGGTTTTCTTGGAGTGGTGAGAAagaagatgagagaaatgaTGAGAGTGTGTTGGAAGGCCTGCAACCCCATGCAAATTTGCAGAAGTTGGCAATTTCAGGATTCCAAGGCAAAAGACTTGGAACATGGTGTGAGAAGATGGCGGTACGTGATGGGCCTCGAGGCTCTTGGGTACCACTTCACAACTTGATTGAGATAACACTCTCTAGCTGCTCTGAAATTGAGGAAATCCCAATGGTGGAGCACTTGCCAAATCTCGAAAGTCTTTATTTGTTTGGACTGAAAAAGGTGAGGTTCATAAATTCTTCATCAAATTTAAGGTCCTTCCGTATAAAACGATTAGAGAGATTGGAATGTCTACCGGATAGCTTATTCTATAACAATCCCAACCTCTCATATTTGGAGATAAGCGAATGTCGTTTGTTGAGAGCATTACCAGATGGACTGGACACCCTCAGTTCACTTGATCGATTGACTATAGAAGATTGTAAAAATCTGAAGTCGATTGGGAATCCAACAGGCGGAGCAGGACAACATCGAGGAGTCCTCCATCGCCTGAGTATTATAAGGTGTGGAGAGCTGGTGGAATTGCCACTTCAAATGATAGAGTTGTGGGCGCCCACAATTGAGTTTCTTCAATTGGAGAAACTAAGGAGCCTAGAGAATCTATCAATGCTGATTGACTGCCTCTCTAAATCATCTACTCGCCTCACAGAGTTGAGAATAGTAGGTGTTCCTAAATTGATGGCTGCCGGTAGTGTTGAGAGTTCGGGTTTAGGCAGCTTGTGTAGATTAGAGATAGATGTGAGTGTGAACTGGTCAAGGGAGGATAGTGATGCCATTGAACACACTGTTGATGCCTTATTGGAAGGATGTCGCGACTCACTTTCTCAGTTAGAGTTACATGGGGTGGAAAACTGGGAGTGGCTGCCCCAATCAATTCAGCATCTCGCTGCTCTTGATAGTTTGAAGTTGGAGAATGTAGGGGTACAAGAATTTCCCCAATGGTTCGGGGACCTCTCGTGTCTATCGGAGTTGAGCATACATGGTTGCAACAAGCTGAGGAGTCTGCCCTCTGTGAATGTACTGAAGAGTCTCACTCGATTGAAATGGTTAAAGATTAGAGATAGCCGGGAACTACGTATTGATTCAGAGTGGCACAACCATCGCCATCTCAAAATCGAGGTTGTTGATAGCAA GTCGCAAATTGAGGTGAAAACAGAGCGCAGACGAAGAATGGAGTCAAAATAA